From the genome of Vicia villosa cultivar HV-30 ecotype Madison, WI linkage group LG2, Vvil1.0, whole genome shotgun sequence, one region includes:
- the LOC131650094 gene encoding uncharacterized protein LOC131650094: protein MTQHYEDGMAIVLNSGKPNTFLTMTCNPSWYEITSELLPFQTPQDRPDLLTRIFRSKFEQLKDDVINRGVLGKVKSYMYVTEFQKRGLPHVHMLLVLESNDKLRNPKDYDSVVRAEIPKLECEPQLHEAVVKHMIHGPCGVLNRRSPCMKDGQCKKRYPKKFCDETRQGTDSYPEYRRRFDEPISIGRDRSIDNRWVVPYNPWLVLKYDCHINVEVCSSIKSIKYLYKYVYKGLDRVSMEVHKGSYMDEVQQYVDARWICAPEAIWRIFRFTLYRLYPSVERL, encoded by the coding sequence ATGACACAACATTACGAAGATGGCATGGCTATTGTTCTTAATAGCGGTAAACCAAATACTTTTTTGACCATGACGTGCAATCCTTCATGGTATGAGATAACATCAGAACTTCTACCTTTTCAAACACCACAAGATCGCCCAGATTTACTAACGAGAATATTTCGTTCTAAATTCGAGCAACTGAAGGATGATGTCATTAACAGAGGAGTCTTAGGAAAGGTTAAAAGTTACATGTATGTCACTGAATTTCAAAAACGAGGATTGCCGCATGTGCATATGTTGTTGGTCTTGGAAAGTAACGACAAGTTGCGTAACCCAAAAGATTACGATAGTGTGGTTAGAGCTGAAATACCTAAATTAGAATGTGAACCACAGTTGCATGAAGCAGTTGTAAAACATATGATCCACGGACCTTGCGGCGTACTCAATCGAAGATCACCATGTATGAAAGATGGCCAATGTAAAAAAAGGTATCCCAAAAAATTTTGCGATGAAACACGTCAAGGCACTGACTCATATCCAGAGTATAGGAGAAGGTTTGACGAACCTATATCTATAGGTAGAGATAGGTCTATCGATAATAGATGGGTGGTTCCATATAACCCTTGGTTAGTGTTAAAATATGACTGTCACATCAATGTAGAGGTTTGCAGTAGTATTAAAAGTATCAAGTATCTATACAAATATGTGTACAAGGGTCTTGATCGTGTGTCTATGGAGGTTCACAAAGGATCATACATGGATGAAGTCCAGCAATATGTTGATGCGAGATGGATTTGTGCTCCCGAGGCAATATGGAGAATTTTTCGATTCACTCTTTACCGATTATATCCTTCTGTTGAAAGACTATAG